Genomic DNA from Brenneria izadpanahii:
TTCATGGCGGTCGCCGAGCACCGCAGCTTTCGGCGTGCCGCCGATTTGCTGGGGATCGCCCGCCCCTCCGTGAGCCATACCATTCAGAATCTGGAAAATAGCCTGGGAGTTCGCCTGTTTCACCGGACGACGCGCAGCGTGTCCCTGACCGAAGCAGGGAAGCGCCTGCTAGGCCGCCTCGATCCGCTGATGCGCGATCTTGATGCGGCGTTGGAAGAAGTCACCGGCGAACAAGGGAATTTGCAAGGCCAACTGCGCATCAACGGCAACGATGCCGCGATCGGTCTGCTGCTGCGCACGGTGGTGCCGGAATTTCTGGCGCGCTACCCCGGCGTCGAGTTGGATCTCGTCGCCGAGGGACGCCTGGTGGACATTGTTGAGCAGGGGTTCGACGCGGGCATCCGCTTGCGCGAAACCGTGCCCAAGGACATGGTGGCGATCCCTCTAGGGCCGGACATCCGCTTTCTGGCGGTGGCCTCGCCACGCTACCTGGCCGCACGGCCCGCACCGGAAGTGCCCGATGCGCTTACCCAGCACCAGTGCATTCGGCAGCGTCTGCCCAGCGGCAAGCGCTATCGCTGGGAATTCAGCAAGCGGGGACAGATGATGGAGATCGACGTGCCCGGTACGCTGACGCTCGACAGCAACCCGTTGATGCTGGAAGCCGCCATCAAGGGTCTTGGCATCGCCTACATGCCGGAACCCTATGCCCGCGCCGCGCTGGATGATGGGCGTCTGGTGAGCGTGCTGGAAGATTGGTGTCCCCGGATACCGGGGCTGTCGCTGTATTTCCCCGGCAATCGCCACGTTCCGGCGACCCTGCGGGCCTTGATCGATACGATCCAAGCGCTGCGCCATCAATTCGACGACCTGGCTCCGTCGATGCCTCTACGCAAATCTTCGCCCGCCGTCAAGCCACGCTGAGACGTGCGGCGTGTCACGCAGGCCTGCGCGTATTCGGCGCAATTTGCCGTCTCGTCTGGCTGGCATGCCTGGCCGAAGGCATGCCGAATATCCGGGCATAGTCGCGACTGAATTGAGAAGGGCTTTCATCACCGACCAGAAAGCCAGCGCTGAGCGCTGGCGGCATCCGCGGCATCGCTCACCATCAGCATAACAATCAGCTATACGGGATCGGTGGAAGTAAGTGGACGCTTACAGACTCAGCGTTCGATGCAGAAGCTGGAATTTTGTTTTATCTGTTTGATTTATCATTATGTTTGTTGGTGCGTTTTTGTGCGATGGGCACATTTATGGACACAAAAAACATATTATGGATAACACATTGAATTTAAATAGCAATATGATATTCCTATCACTATTGATTACGCTATCTGCCCCAGTGCAAGTGCGTTTAACTCAGAATGGGCGTTCTGCCTGGCAGAACAGTATTGGCTCAGTAATGATATGAACCGTTCATTAGTGGGTCGGTTCGATTAAATGACCATCTCATTCACGATCTCCTCCTGAATTCTGCTGTGCCAACCAGCTCTTACCCGCCGATGTAAGCCGATACCTTTGTCGACTGCTTCTGGGTTTGTCCGGAATCGTCATTTCTATGAATCCGCCCGCCAGCGCTGGGAGAAGATAGGTATTGCGGAAGTGATCTTCATGCTTCAATCCCAGAGCGGCCTGGATGTCAGACCGCTTCATTTCCCCTTGCATTACCATCAGTAACCGCAACACTTCCCCGGTGACTTCCCCGGTGACTTCCCCGGTGACTTCCCCGGTGACTTCCCCGGTGACTGCCTCTGTCAGTGGTCGCCGGATAACCACACGGAACTGGTTAGCCGCTACATCGTCGATAAGATCGATAGCTGGCCAATCCTGCAATGCGCGGGGAATACCGGTGCCCAGGCCGCGGTAGGGCAGGATATGTACGGCATGCTCGGTTAGCGTGGGATTACGCCGGTTAGTGGCACCGCGACGAATGGCCTCGGTGCTCAGGCTGTCGGGCAGGTGGCCGGGACTGATGATTTCTACCCGATCGGCGAATACCATCAGACGGATAGACGCGCTGGTGAAGTAGTCTCGGTGAATCAACGCATTGACCAACAACTCTTCCAGCGCCTGTTCCGGAATTTCCAGTTGCCCTAGCGTATTAAAGCCTCGTCCGGCCTGTACATGGCGCAGGTTGCGGCGAATAAAGGCAAAGCTGCGCTGGTATTGCTCCAGCAATGTGCCACCGATGTCTTCGCTGTCCAGATAGCGGGTATCGTGCAGCGCTGTACCGGGGAAAGCGACGGCTTTGACTTCGAAAGCGGGCCGCCAGCGCTGCGGTTGGTGACCAAATAACAACAATCCGGTCAGATTTAGCTCGCGGCCATCGCTCAGGCTGAGGTTTTGCAGGAGTTGTTCCAACGGTTGACTGGCAAACTCCACATCCTGACCGTAGCGGCGATTGAAATAGTCATGGAAAGCCTTGCTATTGATATCTGTTGGCGACGTACCGGCTATTGGCACCACATCTGCGTAGACCAAGCCGGCAAGTTGGAACATGCGCTGCATCTCTTCGCGAGCTGTCACATGGCGCTTATCCGCTCCCTGTTTGACCCAAATACGGCCCTGGTGGTCCACATAGGGTTTGGCAAGGCCATCGGGCACGCTGATAACCATTACGATGCCGTTGGCCGTCTGCACATTTTCAGTGAGAGGATGCACAGGCGGGCGCGTGTGCTGCGAAGCGGCATTGCTTAGCAACTGATTCAGACGTCGTACGGCGCCAGCATCCAACCCCACCACCGAGCCATCATCCGCTACACCGATAAACAACTGGCCGCCGCCACTGTTGGAAAAAGCCGCCAACTCAGCGGCCATACTGTCAGCGTTGGTGGCGTCGCATTTGAACTGGTGGCGGCTGTCTTCGCCGATAGCCAGTTGGTGCAGGAGTTCGGCTTCGGTCATTGGCAACATAGTCCTTATTTGGTGAACAATTCGCTGGTGCTGCGAATTTACCGGTGGATGTCGAGATCAGAAAAATGATCTTGTCCAGTAATAATAACTGGCTTGGCAGCCAACGAAAATAATGGCGGACAGATTGTAGAAATCCATCGCCAGGTGCTCTTTTCGTTTGCCTCCTGTAGAGCTATCCGGAATTTCCGGATAGTTGCCTCAGACGCGAGCTTATGACTGGTGAAGATCAGGAATTGGGCATGCTCCACATAGCCGACAGTGCTTCAGCTTGTTGCAACACCGTCTGCACCGCTGCGTCCTGTAAATCTGGCGGGTAACCGTATTTACGCAGGATGCGCTTGACCAGCACACGCATTCGCGCCCGTGCTGAATCGCGGCGTGCCCAATCCACTGAAATGTTGCCCTTCAGGCTCACTAGCAATTCGTGAGCAATCACCTTGAGCTTGTCATCGCCGATCACTTGCACTGCCGAGTCGTTCTCAGCCAGTGCATCGTAGAAAGCGATTTCATCCGCGCTCAGGCCTTGCTCCTCGCCCCGCGCACGCGCAGCGCGGATGTCCTTGGCGATCTGAATCAGTTCCTGCAACACCTCGGCGGTGGTAATGGCATTGGCATGGTAGCGCGCAATCGCATCTTCCAACCGTTCTGAGAATGCCTTGGTCTGCACGATGTTGCTCTTGCTGCGCGAGCGGATGCCGTCATTGACGAGTTTGCGCAATGCCTCCAGCGCCAGGTTTTTCTTCTCCATCTGCTGCACTTCAGCGAGGAACTCGTCAGACAGTATGGAAATGTCCGGCGATTGGATGCCGGCCGCCTTGAGTATGTCTACGATCTCGGTGGAGACCACCGCCCGGCTGACGATCTGTCGGATGGCTAGGTCGCGCTCCTGTGTGCTGATGCCCGACCCTGTGGCGCTTTTGACCAATGCCTCGCGGATAGCCTGGAAGAAGCCGACTTCCTCGCGAATAGCGCGTGCCTCATCCGAGGCGGAAGCCAGGGCATAGGCCGTGGACAAGGCGAGGACCGCATCCTGGTAACGACGTTGTGCGTTCTTTTTGCCTTCGTCGGTAGTTTCTGTCGCGGCCCATTGCTGCTGCTTATCCAGAATCCACTCAATGGCGCCAGCCATCATCACCAAACGCTGCTGTGGTGTGCCGCCCAAAGCGGTGAGATAGTCGAAGCCATGGTACATGTCGCGTACCACCTCGTACTTCTCCCGCATCTGTGCGGCGGCCTGTCCCTCGTCGATACCAGTATTTTCTTTGTCCCGTGGTGAATACTGCGCCAGTGCGGATTTCAGGTTTTGGGCAATACCGATGTAGTCGACAATCAAGCCGGCAGGCTTATCACGAAACACGCGGTTGACCCTTGCGATGGCCTGCATCAAACCGTGACCCTTCATCGGTTTGTCTACATACATGGTATGCATGGATGGTGCGTCGAAGCCAGTCAGCCACATGTCGCGTACGATCACCATCTTCAGCGGATCGTCAGGGTCTTTCGCTCGCCTGGCCAACAGATCGCGCCGGGCTTTGTTGCCAATATGCGGTTGCCACTCCGGCGGATCGCTGGCCGCGCCGGTCATCACGATCTTGACAGCTCCCAACGTATCGTCAGCGTTATGCCAGTCAGGGCGAAGTTTGATGATTTCCTTGTACAGATCAACGCAGATTTCGCGGCTCATGCACACCACCATCGCCTTGCCATCCAGCGCAGCGACCCGCTCCTCGAAGTGTGTCACCAAGTCTTGTGCCACCAAGGCCAGTCGCTTCTGGCTGCCGACCAGCCGTTCAACGGCGGCAGCTCGCCCCTTGAACTTTTCTTTTTCATCCGAGCCTTCGTTCTCCAACAGGGCCTCGACCTCGGCATCCAGCTTGGGCTTCTCGTCTTCATCCAGTTCAATACGAGCCAGCCGCGATTCGTAATAGATCGGTACTGTTGCCCCATCTTCGACTGCACGACTGATATCGTAGATGTCGATGTAATTGCCAAACAACGCCGGGGTGTTCACGTCAGTGGCTTCGATGGGCGTACCGGTGAAGCCGATGAAAGAGGCATTGGGCAGCGCATCGCGCATGTATTTAGCAAAGCCATAGGAGACTTCGCCAGTCTTCCTATCCACCTTGGCCTTCAACCCATATTGGCTGCGGTGCGCTTCGTCGGCTATGACCACCACATTGCTGCGTTCGGTCAGCGGTTCGCTCACTTCACCGAACTTCTGCAAAGTGGTGAAGATCACGCCCCCGGAAGCACGTGCGAGCAACTTCTGCAAATCCTCACGGCTCTCGGCCTGCACCGGCGTTTGCCGGATCAAGTCCTTGCACATAGAGAAGGTGGCGAACAACTGGTCATCCAGGTCATTACGGTCGGTGAGCACTACCAGTGTCGGGTTCTTCATCTCCGAATGCTGTACCAAACGACCGGCGTAAAAGGCCATCAGCAGGCTCTTGCCACTGCCCTGAGTGTGCCAGATCACGCCTGCGCGTCGGTCGCCATGTGCCTGTGTCTCCACGCTGGGCAATCCGTAGTGTCCAGGCTCTTCGTGCACACTTTGACTTGAGCTGGAGGCTCGGATGGTGGATTCGATGGCATGGTTGACCGCGTGATATTGGTGATAACCAGCAATGATCTTGACCAATCCGCGCCCAGTCTCTCCGAAAGCAGTGAACCAACGCAGCAGGTCGAGCAGGCGTCGAGGTTCGAACACACCTTCTATCAGTGTCGGCAGCTCGGGTTGGCCTTTGGGCAACACGTCCTTGCCGTCGGTAGTACGCCATGGCATGAAACGTTCCAGATCGGCCGACAGCGAGCCAACCCGTGCCGCTATGCCATCGGAGGTGACCAGCACGGCATTCGTGTGAAATAGCGCGGCTATTTGCTGCTTATAGGTCTGCAGCTGATTGAACGCACCCACCAGGTTCGCACCCGCGCTGCCGGGCGCTTTCAACTCGATCACCGCCAGTGGCAGACCGTTGACGAACAACACCACGTCCGGTCTGCGCTTGTATTGACCACTGATGACCACGAACTGCTGAACGGCAAGCCAGTCGTTGCTCTCGGGCCGCTCGAAGTCGAGCAGCAATACCTTGCCTGCTGTGAGTACGCCGTCGTCTGCGTAGTATTCGACATCCACACCTTCGATCAGTAGCTTGTGGATGCGGCGGTTTTCTTCCAGCAGGTTTGGTAGTTCGCTCTGGGTGAGCTTGCGGATGGCGTCCGCCCTCGCCTCCGGCGGCAACTGCGGATTAAGCCGTAATACAGCGTCCTCCAGTCGCGTTTTCAGAATGACGACATCATGACTTTCACGCTCCGACGCGCTGCCGTCCGGGCCGATGGTGTTATCCGAGGTAATGGCATAGCCCAACCTGCGTAGTTGTTCGAGCATGGCTTGCTCGACTGCGGATTCGGATAGAAATGCCATCAGCTCTGCTCCTCATCGGAAGGTGGTTGTCGTGCCGGAACGACTTTCCTTATGTGCTCCTCAATTGAGGTTGCATCAACAAATCGAATCTGTGCGTCAGCGGTTTTAGCCAATGTGCCCATGTGCTTCTTGATGTCAGTCAGCGCATCAGAGATCTTGGCAATGGATGGCTTTTCGACAAGCCCCGGGAGTCCGGCATAAGCCGAGACATCCAAAAGGTATTTTTCATTGTGTATCTTCTTTTCCCCAGCAGCACGCCAGCTAACCTTGACGTAAAAAGGCTTGAGTTGCCGGCTGACGTTCGCATCTTTGGGCCTAAACAGATCGAACCCGATGGCAAAGGTAAAGCTGAATTTCTCACCCTGGCCAATCATGGTCAGCGCTGGGCGCTCTTCGGCGTGCTTGAACAGAATGTGATAATTCTCGAAATCACCGGCTTCACGCTCGAACGAATAGCAGACATCCAAGGCTGGGCCCGAGCCCACATTGGAAAGTGCGAGTTGCAAGGCTCCATTACCGTCTGGATGTGGCTCAAAATGGGCAACGACCTGCGGCAAACTGCCCGCTTTTCGCAGCGCGCGGTTTTCGCGCAGCAGTGCATAAGTGAATGCTGTATAGATCAGGGTGGAAAACCCACCCACCGCGGTTCCGATTACTGCCCAGTCCCAGGCCATCAGGGTTCTCCTTGTTCCGCGTCTTGCTCCGCTATAGGAGCATCACGTGCGGCGTTTAATGCTTCGATATAAGCATCACGATCAAGCTGGTAGAGCAAACGGCTAACGGAAACATTGAGGGGAAAGGAATCATTGCCAGGCAGAAGAATACGAAACTCAGGATTGCCGTCATCATCCATCACCAGTTCCAACCCGACATGAGCGTCAATCAGCTGGTTGAATTCCTCAAACCGCTCCCATGGCTCACGCGAATTGACCGGGTCTCGCTGCGCTTCCAGATAGGCTTGGTGCAGAAACATCACAAGCGCATCCGCTGATAAGACTGCTGAGCGGCGATGATGGATGGACAGTTTGGCAAGAAATCCATCCCGCCCATGACTCACTGGCCCAGATTCGTTCCGTAGATCGCCCAATGCTGTTGTCAGTTTGTGATGTTGCGATACCAGCTTGAGAAATTTGTTGTTCTGGTTTTCTCCAAGCTTCAGCACGCGTACTGCAGCGCTGACCCACTCACCGAAATCCGGAGCCGTGGCTTTCGGCTTGACGGGTTGGGTAGGTGAATCCAGTTCATCCACGATGATGCGGCAGAAAACTTCGACGATGGATTTCGCGCAGTCGATGCACGCATCGTTATCCTGATCCAATGTGCGCTCCAGTACCTCGAAGGTTTGCTGCAACATCGGCGCATCACGCCAATACACGCAAGCCTCACGGATGCCGGGGCACCAGTCCAGACTCATGTTATTTCTCCGTGGAAGCGCTTTGCATCCTTGACGCGAAGCTCGCCTGAAATCAGCCTGGGAAGCAGGGTGTCGCGAAGTTGGGCGAGGGTGTGGGACTGGCGTTCGTTCTTTGCGATTTTTTCCAGAAATGGCCAAACGCACTGTGCAAACTTAGCAATGGTTCCTTCATCTGCGATAACGACGCGCGTTGCTGCGACGACTTCGGCGCGTACGGCTGGATATGCTCCACCGTCGGCAAGATTCGCCAAGGCTTCAATATTGTCCGGCGCAACTGCGGCAAGATACACAAGGGCTGCGTATTCGTCGCACTTTGGACGAAGCACCGCAAAGCCCGTACTGCCGGTTAAGCCATCTTCGTCTATGAGTGCGTAGGAACCATTGCCGGGCCGCACCGTACCGACAATCGTGTCGTTCGGTCGCAGCACGCGCTGAGCGCGGCTTGGCGCATCTTCTACCGCATACGGCGTGACACGCTCGATACGTCCCCACTTCGTGTTCGACAAATCGACATAGCGGACTTCATCGGGCCTCGTCTGCTTTGTCCACGTCTCAGGGTTAAGTACAGCCAAATCCGTAAGCGCCCCAACACGCCACCCCTTCGGAATCAAACCCAGTTCTGATTCCTGCATGTCTTCTAGCGGTACACCATCAAAATCCACGAACCGGGACTTGAACAAGGCTCGGGCCATCGCTTCCAGCGTCTGGTTCATGCGCTGGTTCAGTTCAATTCTGTCATCCAATGTGCCAAGTACGTGTGCAATGGCACGCTGCTCCCTAAGGGACGGTGTTGGTATTTCGAGTCTTGCCAAGTCGTGGCCAGTAATTCCGGCTACTGCCACTTGCCGGCGGATCGTATCCAATGCATGAAAACCGCTTGGCGAATTGAAAAAATAATAAAGATATAGCGAATCTGCTTTTGATTTGTCCGGGCGTGCTCGAATAATTGATGATTCGAATGTTGTCGTTTCGTCGAGTTCGAGCACGATGCTGCACTTCCCAGCGCCTTCCGCTGTGAGAGAACGGCGTGCAAAAATTAAGTCGCCCTCAGCGAGAAGAAATCGACGTTTCTCTGATTCGTTCAATTCGACCCGCTTCATCGGAACTGAGCACAATCTTGGATAAGCGAATAGCTCGCCCATATTCACAATCTTTGCTCCGCGACCGTGAAATTCCTTAGTTTTGTAGATGCCGTTTCGAACAGGCTCCGAAAGTAGTTTCTCGAAAGACGTTTTTTGCAATTCACCCGCCATAGCCAAGCTCCGACAGGTTGGCGTCGATGAGTGCATCAAGTTTCGCCGCTTCCGATTGCTGTTTGCACCACTGCGCTGCGAGGCGCTGCATCTTTTCATCGAATGGTTCGCCATCGGCCGTCTGCGCCATAGCGCCGACGTAGCGCCCCGGTGTGAGCACATGACCGTGTTTGCGAACGTCAGCAAGCGACGCAGATTTGCAGTAGCCGGGTACATCGGCGTATACGCCCACATGCTTTTCGCCCCGCCATGCATGGTAGGTCTCTGCAATCCTGGAAATTTCGTCTTCGGTCAACTCTCGCCGGGTACGGTCAACAAGCACGCCCATGTTGCGTGCGTCGATAAATAGGATTTCTCCGCGACGGTCGCGCAGCTTGCTGTTCTTCACCAGCCCATTGCTGCGATCCTTGGCCAGTATCCACAGGCATGCCGGAATCTGCGTGGAGTAGAACAACTGCCCCGGTAGAGCAACCATGCAATCCACCGCGCCGGCTTCGATCATCTCCTTGCGGATTTCGCCCTCGCCGCTCTGCTGGCTGCTCATGGAGCCATTCGCCAGCACCACACCGGCAAAGCCGTGCGGCGCAAGGTGGTGGAAGATGTGCTGCAACCATGCATAGTTGGCATTGCCCACCGGCGGCGGGCCAAACTTCCAACGCACGTCATCGCGCAGGCGCTCGCCGCCCCAGTCGGAAATGTTGAACGGAGGGTTGGCGAGGATGAAGTCGGCCTTCAGGTCGCGTAGTTCGTCCTTGTGGAAGCTGCCCTCATTGTTCCAGCGGATGTCGCTGTCGATGCCGCGTACGGCAAGGTTCATCTTGCACAGGCGCCAGGTGGTGTAGTTGCTTTCTTGGCCATAGATGGCGATATCGCCGATACGCCCGCCATGCTCGTTCACAAACTTCTCGCTTTGTACGAACATACCGCCGCTGCCGCAGCATGGGTCGTACACGCGACCTTTGTACGGCTCGATCATTTCCACCAGGGTGCGCACCACGCTGCGCGGCGTATAGAACTCGCCGCCGCGCTTTCCTTCGGCACCAGCGAACTGTCCGAGGAAGTACTCGTACACGCGCCCCAGCACGTCCTTGGATTTGTCGCCCCTCTCGTTCAGCGCGATGCCGGAAATCAGATCAATCAGTTCCCCCAGCATCACCTTGTTGAGGGCAGGCCGAGCGTAGTCCTTAGGCAGCACGCCTTTCAGGGATTCGTTGTCCTTCTCGATGGCGCGCATTGCGTCGTCGATCAGCGTCCCTATGCTCGATTGCTTGGCGTTGGCCTGTAGGTGAGACCAGCGCGCTTCCTTGGGCACCCAGAAGATGTTGTCGGCAAGGTATTCGTCCTTGTCCTCCGCTGCCAGCGGATCTTCGTCCTGCAACTCAGCGTGGCGAGCCTCAAATGCATCCGAGATGTACTTGAGGAAGATCAGACCGAGCGCGACGTGCTTGTAATCGCTGGGCTCCATGTTGCCGCGCAACTTATCGGCGGTTTTCCACAGCTTGTCGGCGTAGTCGATTTCGGACACGGGTGTCTGACTCGAAGCGGCTGGTGTGGCTTTGGGTTGTGCAGACTTAGGTTTGGGGGAATCGTTGGATTCGACCGCCACTTGCGTGATTGTGCTCAAGGCAACCGAACCGCCTCGTCCCCGCCCTGGGCGAACTCGGCCGTCTTCGATCAGTTGCTGCTTGATGCGTTGGTAAATGCTGTCCTGCCAACCAAGTGCTTCGAGCAGGCGTTGATTGCCCGCGCTGCCGCCCAAGGAGGTCAGCGTGGCGATAAAGCGTTCAACCAGTTGTTCAGTAGATGTCACTTATTATTCCTATGGCTTCAAGCGGGCCAGTACAGCCGCTTCAGCGGCACGATGCGTTTGGTTTCGGCGTCGGTAGCGTCGTAGTGTTCGATCAGGGCACGAACGACATGATCCAGCGTCCACATTGCCAGCGGGATGGATGCTCGATCTGCTTCGTACTGGGCGTCCTTGGTGAAGCCGCCAGTACTGACGTATAGCCCGCGATCATCCTTGTGGCGACCGCCGAGGAAGCTACGGATTTCCTGACTGCCCATTTGACCCTTGCGGTGCTTGACCTCCACGACGATGCGCGGGTGTTCGAAGCCAAAGCCGTCCGGCGAGGCCACGATGTCCTTGCCCCGATCCGAGCCGGGCGGCGAAATCTGGGTTTTGTAGCCCATGGCGCGCAGGATGCCGGCGACCAGTTGCTGCATGTCGTCCCAGTCGAGTTCGTTGACCCGATCCTTGATGCGCTCCAGCGCCTGGGACTCGATGTCAGCCAGTGGATCGGCGATGACTTCCTCGGCTTCATCTTCCACGGCTGGAGCTGGTTTACCCTTCAGCGCCGCCAGCACTTCGGCTGCCGCGCTGGACGGCACCTCGAACAGGGTCAGGGTCGAACCCAGGCTGTTCTTCGTGCTGGTACTCAGGCAGTCGCGTGTCAGTTCTTGAGTTTGCCATTGCACTTTGCGCGCCAGCGGCATGCCTTGTTCGGCCCACTCCGGGTGGTGCTCGGCCGGGCCAGACACTTTACCGAACGAGTACAGACGATTGGCCGGCGAATAGGTGACGATCCAATCGCTATCTTGAATGTCGTTGACGAAGCGCCAGAC
This window encodes:
- a CDS encoding Fic family protein, whose translation is MTEAELLHQLAIGEDSRHQFKCDATNADSMAAELAAFSNSGGGQLFIGVADDGSVVGLDAGAVRRLNQLLSNAASQHTRPPVHPLTENVQTANGIVMVISVPDGLAKPYVDHQGRIWVKQGADKRHVTAREEMQRMFQLAGLVYADVVPIAGTSPTDINSKAFHDYFNRRYGQDVEFASQPLEQLLQNLSLSDGRELNLTGLLLFGHQPQRWRPAFEVKAVAFPGTALHDTRYLDSEDIGGTLLEQYQRSFAFIRRNLRHVQAGRGFNTLGQLEIPEQALEELLVNALIHRDYFTSASIRLMVFADRVEIISPGHLPDSLSTEAIRRGATNRRNPTLTEHAVHILPYRGLGTGIPRALQDWPAIDLIDDVAANQFRVVIRRPLTEAVTGEVTGEVTGEVTGEVTGEVLRLLMVMQGEMKRSDIQAALGLKHEDHFRNTYLLPALAGGFIEMTIPDKPRSSRQRYRLTSAGKSWLAQQNSGGDRE
- a CDS encoding type I restriction endonuclease subunit R, which codes for MAFLSESAVEQAMLEQLRRLGYAITSDNTIGPDGSASERESHDVVILKTRLEDAVLRLNPQLPPEARADAIRKLTQSELPNLLEENRRIHKLLIEGVDVEYYADDGVLTAGKVLLLDFERPESNDWLAVQQFVVISGQYKRRPDVVLFVNGLPLAVIELKAPGSAGANLVGAFNQLQTYKQQIAALFHTNAVLVTSDGIAARVGSLSADLERFMPWRTTDGKDVLPKGQPELPTLIEGVFEPRRLLDLLRWFTAFGETGRGLVKIIAGYHQYHAVNHAIESTIRASSSSQSVHEEPGHYGLPSVETQAHGDRRAGVIWHTQGSGKSLLMAFYAGRLVQHSEMKNPTLVVLTDRNDLDDQLFATFSMCKDLIRQTPVQAESREDLQKLLARASGGVIFTTLQKFGEVSEPLTERSNVVVIADEAHRSQYGLKAKVDRKTGEVSYGFAKYMRDALPNASFIGFTGTPIEATDVNTPALFGNYIDIYDISRAVEDGATVPIYYESRLARIELDEDEKPKLDAEVEALLENEGSDEKEKFKGRAAAVERLVGSQKRLALVAQDLVTHFEERVAALDGKAMVVCMSREICVDLYKEIIKLRPDWHNADDTLGAVKIVMTGAASDPPEWQPHIGNKARRDLLARRAKDPDDPLKMVIVRDMWLTGFDAPSMHTMYVDKPMKGHGLMQAIARVNRVFRDKPAGLIVDYIGIAQNLKSALAQYSPRDKENTGIDEGQAAAQMREKYEVVRDMYHGFDYLTALGGTPQQRLVMMAGAIEWILDKQQQWAATETTDEGKKNAQRRYQDAVLALSTAYALASASDEARAIREEVGFFQAIREALVKSATGSGISTQERDLAIRQIVSRAVVSTEIVDILKAAGIQSPDISILSDEFLAEVQQMEKKNLALEALRKLVNDGIRSRSKSNIVQTKAFSERLEDAIARYHANAITTAEVLQELIQIAKDIRAARARGEEQGLSADEIAFYDALAENDSAVQVIGDDKLKVIAHELLVSLKGNISVDWARRDSARARMRVLVKRILRKYGYPPDLQDAAVQTVLQQAEALSAMWSMPNS
- a CDS encoding type I restriction-modification system subunit M, with the translated sequence MSEIDYADKLWKTADKLRGNMEPSDYKHVALGLIFLKYISDAFEARHAELQDEDPLAAEDKDEYLADNIFWVPKEARWSHLQANAKQSSIGTLIDDAMRAIEKDNESLKGVLPKDYARPALNKVMLGELIDLISGIALNERGDKSKDVLGRVYEYFLGQFAGAEGKRGGEFYTPRSVVRTLVEMIEPYKGRVYDPCCGSGGMFVQSEKFVNEHGGRIGDIAIYGQESNYTTWRLCKMNLAVRGIDSDIRWNNEGSFHKDELRDLKADFILANPPFNISDWGGERLRDDVRWKFGPPPVGNANYAWLQHIFHHLAPHGFAGVVLANGSMSSQQSGEGEIRKEMIEAGAVDCMVALPGQLFYSTQIPACLWILAKDRSNGLVKNSKLRDRRGEILFIDARNMGVLVDRTRRELTEDEISRIAETYHAWRGEKHVGVYADVPGYCKSASLADVRKHGHVLTPGRYVGAMAQTADGEPFDEKMQRLAAQWCKQQSEAAKLDALIDANLSELGYGG
- a CDS encoding LysR family transcriptional regulator: MSKPTLSDLKAFMAVAEHRSFRRAADLLGIARPSVSHTIQNLENSLGVRLFHRTTRSVSLTEAGKRLLGRLDPLMRDLDAALEEVTGEQGNLQGQLRINGNDAAIGLLLRTVVPEFLARYPGVELDLVAEGRLVDIVEQGFDAGIRLRETVPKDMVAIPLGPDIRFLAVASPRYLAARPAPEVPDALTQHQCIRQRLPSGKRYRWEFSKRGQMMEIDVPGTLTLDSNPLMLEAAIKGLGIAYMPEPYARAALDDGRLVSVLEDWCPRIPGLSLYFPGNRHVPATLRALIDTIQALRHQFDDLAPSMPLRKSSPAVKPR
- a CDS encoding restriction endonuclease, whose protein sequence is MWMVRGEGGSLYEVFRERGVAAVGWSQLAAHAKPGVRRKQLIALYQSAEPQAKQGTVVSGASQVWRFVNDIQDSDWIVTYSPANRLYSFGKVSGPAEHHPEWAEQGMPLARKVQWQTQELTRDCLSTSTKNSLGSTLTLFEVPSSAAAEVLAALKGKPAPAVEDEAEEVIADPLADIESQALERIKDRVNELDWDDMQQLVAGILRAMGYKTQISPPGSDRGKDIVASPDGFGFEHPRIVVEVKHRKGQMGSQEIRSFLGGRHKDDRGLYVSTGGFTKDAQYEADRASIPLAMWTLDHVVRALIEHYDATDAETKRIVPLKRLYWPA
- a CDS encoding restriction endonuclease subunit S gives rise to the protein MAGELQKTSFEKLLSEPVRNGIYKTKEFHGRGAKIVNMGELFAYPRLCSVPMKRVELNESEKRRFLLAEGDLIFARRSLTAEGAGKCSIVLELDETTTFESSIIRARPDKSKADSLYLYYFFNSPSGFHALDTIRRQVAVAGITGHDLARLEIPTPSLREQRAIAHVLGTLDDRIELNQRMNQTLEAMARALFKSRFVDFDGVPLEDMQESELGLIPKGWRVGALTDLAVLNPETWTKQTRPDEVRYVDLSNTKWGRIERVTPYAVEDAPSRAQRVLRPNDTIVGTVRPGNGSYALIDEDGLTGSTGFAVLRPKCDEYAALVYLAAVAPDNIEALANLADGGAYPAVRAEVVAATRVVIADEGTIAKFAQCVWPFLEKIAKNERQSHTLAQLRDTLLPRLISGELRVKDAKRFHGEIT
- a CDS encoding abortive infection family protein gives rise to the protein MSLDWCPGIREACVYWRDAPMLQQTFEVLERTLDQDNDACIDCAKSIVEVFCRIIVDELDSPTQPVKPKATAPDFGEWVSAAVRVLKLGENQNNKFLKLVSQHHKLTTALGDLRNESGPVSHGRDGFLAKLSIHHRRSAVLSADALVMFLHQAYLEAQRDPVNSREPWERFEEFNQLIDAHVGLELVMDDDGNPEFRILLPGNDSFPLNVSVSRLLYQLDRDAYIEALNAARDAPIAEQDAEQGEP